One genomic window of Lytechinus variegatus isolate NC3 chromosome 1, Lvar_3.0, whole genome shotgun sequence includes the following:
- the LOC121406540 gene encoding uncharacterized protein LOC121406540 isoform X2 encodes MMMFGSAVMGVAISLASLASGVVGFSIAMFTSGAGYALVSLPSIVVCNRYFSKHFGVVVGITESGSALSLVFPLMTKMLLDATGLKGTILLLGGLSLNMVVCTAFLRDPRTQRKNGRRDKTIGQPRGTTCPNDADDRDAENECQLDMLSDSLSSGEDEKEQRSSECGCPQEDSTLLYRQKITHDRAGNDGELIQSNVAMQPTSARIVNGQIDSFQFESQIYVRTERTFTEILMSPFQWLWRFLDFSLCRDEPFLNFIYLSTFLFSMVHSAWYIFFVAHALAKGITLSNAVLINLVSGIGEGIGAFLQGPVTDRGWMTPRGMFMMFSLINSVVLFLDPLLSNTMLLTIAGFTNGLFLGGSLTLTSVMLKDTVSEDRFSTSYGLSSLTYGLAGPTGGLVAGWIASVADYEVTFVFLGGLNVAALLTMIPAYYHYDTKPKHRERGGQNDGRETPI; translated from the exons ATGATGATGTTTGGAAGTGCCGTCATGGGCGTGGCAATCTCTCTTGCTTCCCTTGCTTCCGGTGTAGTAGGATTTTCTATCGCCATGTTTACTTCAG GGGCTGGATATGCTTTGGTCTCGCTACCTTCTATTGTTGTCTGCAATCGTTATTTTAGCAAACACTTCGGGGTTGTTGTAGGGATCACTGAAAGCGGTTCTGCCCTGAGTCTGGTCTTTCCTCTGATGACCAAAATGTTACTGGATGCTACTGGTTTGAAGGGAACCATCCTCTTACTAGGAGGGTTGTCTTTGAACATGGTTGTTTGTACGGCTTTCCTTCGTGACCCAAGGACCCAGAGGAAGAATGGACGCCGTGACAAGACAATAGGCCAACCGAGGGGAACAACCTGTCCAAACGACGCCGACGACCGTGACGCCGAAAACGAGTGTCAGTTGGACATGCTGAGTGACAGCCTGAGTTCCGGTGAGGATGAGAAAGAACAGCGCTCGTCTGAATGCGGATGTCCTCAAGAAGACTCAACATTACTCTATCGACAGAAAATTACTCACGATCGCGCAGGGAATGATGGCGAGTTGATACAAAGTAACGTAGCTATGCAACCGACCTCTGCAAGGATTGTTAATGGACAGATCGACTCGTTTCAATTTGAATCACAAATTTATGTAAGAACCGAGCGAACGTTCACTGAAATTCTTATGAGTCCGTTCCAGTGGCTTTGGCGTTTCCTCGACTTCTCCCTTTGTCGCGACGAACCATTCCTGAATTTCATATATCTATccaccttccttttttctatggtTCATTCAGCCTGGtacatattttttgttgctCATGCCTTGGCCAAAGGGATAACACTTTCGAATGCCGTTCTGATCAATCTAGTCAGTGGGATTGGTGAAGGGATTGGTGCTTTCCTACAAGGACCCGTTACAGATAGAGGATGGATGACGCCACGGGGAATGTTCATGATGTTCTCTTTAATAAACAGTGTTGTTTTATTCCTTGACCCTCTACTATCAAATACTATGCTTCTGACAATAGCGGGGTTCACCAACGGCCTTTTCCTTGGCGGCAGCTTAACATTAACGTCAGTTATGCTAAAG GATACCGTATCCGAAGATCGATTTTCGACATCCTACGGCTTGAGTAGTCTGACATATGGGCTTGCAGGACCTACTGGTGGCCTTGTTGCAG GATGGATAGCATCAGTAGCTGATTATGAAGTGACATTTGTTTTTCTTGGAGGGTTGAATGTTGCTGCTCTACTAACAATGATTCCTGCTTATTACCACTACGACACCAAGCCTAAACACCGAGAAAGAGGAGGTCAAAATGACGGAAGAGAAACACCAATCTAA
- the LOC121406540 gene encoding uncharacterized protein LOC121406540 isoform X1 — translation MSYLLAPFTAPLSNRQAIIRPMMMFGSAVMGVAISLASLASGVVGFSIAMFTSGAGYALVSLPSIVVCNRYFSKHFGVVVGITESGSALSLVFPLMTKMLLDATGLKGTILLLGGLSLNMVVCTAFLRDPRTQRKNGRRDKTIGQPRGTTCPNDADDRDAENECQLDMLSDSLSSGEDEKEQRSSECGCPQEDSTLLYRQKITHDRAGNDGELIQSNVAMQPTSARIVNGQIDSFQFESQIYVRTERTFTEILMSPFQWLWRFLDFSLCRDEPFLNFIYLSTFLFSMVHSAWYIFFVAHALAKGITLSNAVLINLVSGIGEGIGAFLQGPVTDRGWMTPRGMFMMFSLINSVVLFLDPLLSNTMLLTIAGFTNGLFLGGSLTLTSVMLKDTVSEDRFSTSYGLSSLTYGLAGPTGGLVAGWIASVADYEVTFVFLGGLNVAALLTMIPAYYHYDTKPKHRERGGQNDGRETPI, via the exons ATGTCCTACCTATTAG CTCCTTTCACGGCACCATTATCAAATCGACAGGCGATAATTAGACCAATGATGATGTTTGGAAGTGCCGTCATGGGCGTGGCAATCTCTCTTGCTTCCCTTGCTTCCGGTGTAGTAGGATTTTCTATCGCCATGTTTACTTCAG GGGCTGGATATGCTTTGGTCTCGCTACCTTCTATTGTTGTCTGCAATCGTTATTTTAGCAAACACTTCGGGGTTGTTGTAGGGATCACTGAAAGCGGTTCTGCCCTGAGTCTGGTCTTTCCTCTGATGACCAAAATGTTACTGGATGCTACTGGTTTGAAGGGAACCATCCTCTTACTAGGAGGGTTGTCTTTGAACATGGTTGTTTGTACGGCTTTCCTTCGTGACCCAAGGACCCAGAGGAAGAATGGACGCCGTGACAAGACAATAGGCCAACCGAGGGGAACAACCTGTCCAAACGACGCCGACGACCGTGACGCCGAAAACGAGTGTCAGTTGGACATGCTGAGTGACAGCCTGAGTTCCGGTGAGGATGAGAAAGAACAGCGCTCGTCTGAATGCGGATGTCCTCAAGAAGACTCAACATTACTCTATCGACAGAAAATTACTCACGATCGCGCAGGGAATGATGGCGAGTTGATACAAAGTAACGTAGCTATGCAACCGACCTCTGCAAGGATTGTTAATGGACAGATCGACTCGTTTCAATTTGAATCACAAATTTATGTAAGAACCGAGCGAACGTTCACTGAAATTCTTATGAGTCCGTTCCAGTGGCTTTGGCGTTTCCTCGACTTCTCCCTTTGTCGCGACGAACCATTCCTGAATTTCATATATCTATccaccttccttttttctatggtTCATTCAGCCTGGtacatattttttgttgctCATGCCTTGGCCAAAGGGATAACACTTTCGAATGCCGTTCTGATCAATCTAGTCAGTGGGATTGGTGAAGGGATTGGTGCTTTCCTACAAGGACCCGTTACAGATAGAGGATGGATGACGCCACGGGGAATGTTCATGATGTTCTCTTTAATAAACAGTGTTGTTTTATTCCTTGACCCTCTACTATCAAATACTATGCTTCTGACAATAGCGGGGTTCACCAACGGCCTTTTCCTTGGCGGCAGCTTAACATTAACGTCAGTTATGCTAAAG GATACCGTATCCGAAGATCGATTTTCGACATCCTACGGCTTGAGTAGTCTGACATATGGGCTTGCAGGACCTACTGGTGGCCTTGTTGCAG GATGGATAGCATCAGTAGCTGATTATGAAGTGACATTTGTTTTTCTTGGAGGGTTGAATGTTGCTGCTCTACTAACAATGATTCCTGCTTATTACCACTACGACACCAAGCCTAAACACCGAGAAAGAGGAGGTCAAAATGACGGAAGAGAAACACCAATCTAA